The genomic stretch gcTCTGGCCTCCAGTGACTGTTtggcctcttccctccccacttccttgcCAGGTTTCGGTCTAAGTACCACCCAGATGAGGTGGGGAAGCGTCGGCAGGAGGCCCGGGGGGCCCTGCAAAACCGACTAAGGGTATTCCTGTCCCTCATGGAGAGCGGCTGGTTTGATAATCTTCTGCTGGATATAGACAAAGCTGATGCCATTGTCAAGATGCTGGATGCAGGTGGGTGGATTGGGAGGGGTGGGATTGTCTGGTGACTAAGGTCTTGGTTGAAAATGGAAATAGATGGACAGAAAGCCAGAGGCTGGAGGCCAGGGCCCTTGGATGGTGACCTCTGCTCCCTTTGTTGGTAGCTGTGATTAAGATGGAAGGAGGTACAGAGAATGATCTACGCATcctggagcaggaggaggaggaggaacaggcAGGAAAGCCTGGGGAGCCCAGCAAGAAAGAGGAAGGCCGGGTTGGACCAGGCCTGGGGGATGGAGAACGCAAGGCCAATGAGAAGGATGACAAGAAAGAAGATGGCAAACAGGTCTGAGTGCTGGGGCTTCTGGGTGCTGCCTGTGCGGCCTGGGGAGGAGAATGGAGCTGCTTCGGGGGTTGTGTCTCGGGTGGGGGAGAGGCGAACTTGTGGGCTCAGCTGTGGAGGGTGGGTGGGGCCCTCTGACAAAGGCTGAAGGGGAGACCAACATCCCTGGTGATTTGTCTCTACCTGTAGGCTGAAAACGACAGTTCTAGTGATGACAAAGCTAAGAAATCCGAGGGTGATGGGgacaaggaagagaagaaagacgaCTCTGAGAAAGAAGCCAAAAAGGTAGGCTCTCCCTTGCGCAGGGTCAGTGTCGGGGCTGGGTCCTGGTACCTGACTCATCTCTCCTTGCTGTGGCTCTTACAGAGCAGCAAGAAGCGGAATAGGAAGCATAGTGGTGATGACAGCTTTGACGAAGGCAGTGTGTCCGAGTCGGAGTCAGAGTCGGAGAGTGGCCAGGCCGAGGAGGAGAAGGACGAGGCTGGTAGGTTTTATTTTCTTCGCTTCTAGTCCAGTCTCTTCACACTGAACGGTGTGGCGGGAGGTTGGTGACATTGATGGGAGGGTGGCCttttgggagggactggtgcggGGAGGTTTGACAGCTTCTCTATCCTCTCCTCCTCAAATGACAATAAATTTTCACCAACTCCCACCACTTCCTGCATAGAGGAAGCACTCAAGGAAAAGGAGAAGcccaaggaagaagagagggagaagcctAAGGACGCTCCTGGGCTGGAATGTAAACCCCGACCGCTGCATAAGACTTGCTCTCTCTTCATGCGCAACATTGCGCCCAACATCTCCCGGGCTGAGATCATTTCTGTGAGTGGGGAAGAATGGTCCTGGGGGCAGGGACGACGCCCGGGCTCCATTCCTTCGTGTGGGGGCGACAGCGAGAAGATAACCTGGCACTGCTTCTGACCTGCATCTCTGTTTCTCTGATGGGGAGGCCCCCTTCCCACGGGCCCACGCCCTTCAAAGAGGCTGGCCCTGGTTGCATGGTTTGCTTTCAAGTGCTGTTATTCTTAAGCCCTTAATTGTTTCTTCCTAGTCCaaggaaagatgaaaaggcagtTCCCCAGGGTTCTGAGGACATGGGGATTGGAGGAAGAAGTGAATCCTTGAATCACAAAGTGGGGCTTCTGTTTCTCTGCTTTTCCAGCTCTGTAAAAGATATCCCGGCTTTATGCGTGTGGCATTATCGGAGCCCCAGCCCGAGAGGAGGTAAGGAATGGAGGGAGGTGTGACCCTGGATACCTTGGGGAAAAGGTGCAGGGGAAGATTGGTGGACAACATCACCTCCATCCCAGGATTATGCTGACATTTTCTTGTTTAGGTTTTTCCGTCGTGGCTGGGTGACCTTTGACCGCAGCGTTAACATTAAAGAGATCTGTTGGAACCTGCAGAATATCCGAGTGAGTCCTGGGAGTGGGACTGttgaggaagaggaggtggggCTCCCCACGCTCCACACAGTCTCTGATTCCTTTGTTCATTGATGGCTTCATTCATCTGCTCCTTATTTCATCCATTTAGTCTGCTCACGTGAATTGTATGCAGTTGTCTCTGGGTTTGGCTCTGAGACTGTTCCCGTGAACAAGGCACCCCTGGTCCCTGTCCTTAGGGAGCTCAGTCTCATTGCTAGCGCGCTCGGTCGGGCCAGTCTTTGAGTGACTCTTCTCGGGCAAGTGTTGGTGAGCCTTCTGTTCCCTGCAGCTCCGGGAGTGTGAGCTGAGCCCTGGTGTGAACAGAGACCTGACCCGTCGCGTCCGCAACATCAACGGCATCACCCAGCACAAGCAGATAGTGCGCAACGACATCAAGCTGGCGGCCAAGCTGATCCACACGCTGGATGACAGGACGCAGCTCTGGGCCTCTGAGCCTGGGACGCCTCCTCTGCCAACGGTTAGTGACTCCTCGTGGAACTTGTTAAAAAGCCGCTGGTTCCCCCTCATCTGCTGTGGGCACCTCTGGCCTTACCTGATCTGTAACACTGACCCCCTTGTACCCACCCCCGTCTTTGCCCCTCTCCTCCTGGGCAGCATCTCCAGCTTCCAACAAAACAGATTGGTATTAGTGATCATTTATTGGCTAGGGCAGAACACATACACAAATTAAGACAAATAATGAGGCAAACGTAACGGCCCAGCTGAGCCCTGATCTCCTTTCTGCCCCACATCGCCTTTTCAAATGAGAAGGTTCCTAGGCTACCCTGAGGAGTTTTGTCTGCTCCACCTCTCTCACCCTACCAGAGTCTGCCCTCGCAGAACCCCATCTTGAAGAATATCACTGACTACCTGATTGAGGAAGTGAGtgctgaggaggaggagctgcTGGGGAGCAGTGGGGGGGCCCCTCCTGAGGAGCCTCCTAAGGAAGGGAACCCAGCAGAGATAAACGTGGAGCGGGATGAGAAGCTGATCAAGGTGCCAGTGGGTGCAGAGTGTGGGGCGTGGGAGAGCCTGGTTCGGGGCAGTAGAGGGGCAAGTGTATGGGGAACTCACAGCTTCtcatttctcttaggttttgGATAAACTCCTCCTTTATTTGCGCATCGTGCACTCCCTGGATTATTATAACACGTGCGAGTACCCCAACGAGGACGAGATGCCCAACCGCTGTGGCATCGTCCATGTCCGGGGGCCCATGCCGCCCAACCGCATCAGTCATGGAGAAGGTGAGCTCCCAGCTTTCCCACTGCTCGTTTCCCTCTCTCTCAGCTGCCTCTGGCCTTAGTTCTGCTCTGGCAGCAATGCTCTGCCGCCCTCTCCTCTCATGGGCGCCTCCGGGCTCCCTTCTCCAACCTGCTCTCCGTCTGTTCCACAACCACAGTGCTGGAATGGCAGAAGACGTTCGAGGAGAAGCTGACTCCGCTGCTGAGCGTGCGGGAATCTCTTTCAGAGGAAGAGGCCCAGAAGATGGGTCGCAAAGACCCTGAGCAGGAGGTGGAAAAGTTTGTGACCTCCAACACCCAGGAACTGGGCAAGGATAAGTGGCTGTGCCCTCTCAGTGGCAAGAAATTCAAGGTCTGGGATGTTAGACATTTGTGTATTAGGACTGTGGGAGGAGAGGGTTCAGCCGGGAAGCCTCCTCAGAGCCTGGGGAGGAACTGCTCATTGGGACGAGACGGAGGGGAGGTTGAGTGTCCTTGCAGGTTGGGTCTGGGGAGCTAGGGAACCCTCATTGCTGACTCAGTTCTCACCCCCTCCTCTGTTCACCCAGGGCCCTGAGTTTGTACGCAAACATATCTTCAACAAGCATGCAGAGAAAATTGAGGAAGTGAAGAAGGAGGTagcattttttaacaactttctcACTGATGCCAAGCGACCAGCTCTGCCTGAGATCAAGCCAGCTCAGCCACCTGGCCCTGCCCAGAGTAAGATACGATCCATGAGGGTCTGCCCCATTCCCTCTCCCTTGACTGTTGAAAGACTCCtggttttatttatgtatttatttttggctgcgttgggtcttcgttgctgtgcgcgggctttctctagttgtggtgagctggggctactctttgttgcggtgcgcaggcttcccattcactgcggtggcttcttttgttgtggagcatgggctctaggtacgcgggcttcagtagttgtggcttgcgagctctatagagcgcaggctcagtagttggtggcgcacgggcttagttgctccacggcatgtgggatcttccaggaccagggctcgaacccgtgtcccctgcattggcaggcggattcttaaccactgcaccaccacggaagcccctccTGGTTCTCTTTAACTTGTCGTATCCTGAGAAGTTTCTACCCCACTCTCAGGCCATACTGCTAAAAAGCCAGCTGTCCATCTCCCGCcactgcccgcccccccccccccccgcagtaATTCATGTCCCTGTCCGTATTGTACTCCCCCCAGGTCTGACCCCAGGACTCCCCTACCCACACCAGACTCCCCAGGGCCTGATGCCCTATGGTCAGCCCCGGCCCCCCATCTTGGGCTATGGAGGTAAGTGTAAGAGGGAGTTGAAAGGATCTGGACTGGGGCTGGGAGAAAGAAAACTTAGCTAGGATGTAGTTGAGGTCACAGCTTTTCAACTCAACACTGATCTTGTTCATAGCTGGTGCTGTTCGCCCTGCAGTCCCCGCAGGAGGGCCTCCATACCCCCATGCTCCCTACGGTGCTGGCCGAGGGAACTATGATGCCTTCCGAGGCCAGGGAGGTTATCCTGGGAAACCCCGAAACAGGTGAGACTGGGCTAAGATGTCTAAGTTTTCTTGGCCCTCTTCAAATTCCCTTTCAGGGACCCTCAAATCTCACTCCCTCTTACCTCTTTCTCATCTCACAGGATGGTCCGTGGAGACCCACGGGCCATTGTGGAATACCGTGACCTGGATGCTCCAGATGATGTGGATTTCTTTTGAGTCCTACACGTTTCCTCACTCCTGGTATCATCTGTACTTGTGACTGCCTTGTCCCATCCCGCTCTGAGAAGTTTTTGTACGTTCAGCCCTACTGCCAATAAAAGCACTTGCGTGGTGACTCCTGGcttaatgtatatatgtaatatatttccCCAGATTCTCCCAAAAATTAGCTGGGGCCATGGTTGGCTGGGCCTTGCCACTTTATTGACACCAAAGATCCCAGGCTCTGCTGGGACTTCCTGGGGGGTCTGACATCAGGCAGCCTCTGCCTCTGAGATGGGTTAGATCAACGGGTATGGTGCTAGAGAAGGCTCAGTTCTGGGTCCTTAGCCTCAGTCCAGGGTGGGCAGCTGCTTTTCCGAGTTACAGCTGGTCAAGCACAGGTTGTAGAAGGAGTTGGGGTCAAAGGCTGTGTTCACCTCTCGCCAGCCCACCCACCCAGCAGCCTGTAGTTCACTGGGGTTTTTCGGGGCACCCCAGCAGTGAGGGTCCAATACCAGGACGTAGGCTTCCGTGCCTGGCCCCAGGCACACTCCCAGCAAGGCCTTTGACCGGGCATCCGCATCCCCTCCAACCATTACAGGTCCCCCGCCCCCTGCGAAGTGGGAATAAAGCCTCTCCAGTTCCCCCTGAAGCCCTGCTCCACGGGGCACGTGACATAGGCGCCCTTGGGGACCCCCGAAGTGGTCAAGGCAGAGGCTGGCCTCTACACAGCCGATCCAGCTCCGAGAGCCCCGGAACCCGGGGGGCTTGTCGCCCATGTCCTCCAGGGCCGCCTGCACTGCAGCCAGTTCGGGTACGCCCGCCGGCCGGCCCTCTGGCCACGAGCACAGCGTTTGCAGAGTGCGGTAGCCGCAGCCCCAGCCCCGGTCGTCCACGCCGTCGCAGCCATAATGATAGTAAATGTAATGGCCCGAGAGGAGGACCAGGCGAGCGCGGCCGCCGCCGCGGCCGGGCGGGGCCAGGCCCAGGTGGACGTCCTTCAGCGGTTCCAGGGCGGTGGGCGGGAGCGGCGGTCGCCGGGCCGGGCAGATCCGTCCTCCAGGCGGCGCGGAGCGAACTCCAGGGAGAACTCTGGGCTCTAGCGCTTCCTCTTGGCCCCGAGTCTTGGGCTAACTGCGGGCAGGACCGGCGTACAGGCCCTGGGGTCGCTCTCATCCGGGCCCAGGTTTAAGCGCGTGGCACGTCCCACAGCAACCAGCACCAAACCGCCGCGCGGGGCTCCCACAATGCACCGCCGCGTCCGCGCCGCCGTCCTTCACTGCGCAGGCGTGAGCTCCACCTCGCGGGGCGGAATGTACTCGCCGCCGCGGCGGGGGCGTGGCGCGGGCgcccatcaccccacctctcagaTCCGCTCTTCCCGCCGGCTTTAGCACCCATCCCTCCATTCACTCAATCCCAGTGGTTGAGGCATTCTGCCCGGACCCTAGCAACCCAAGCGCGCACACTCCTGTGGCTGTAACAGTTTATTGGCAGCCCAGAGGGGCGAAGGCACCGCGGGGGAGGGGGCTCGGCCCGAGGCATGCAGAGGGCGGGGAGCCCCAGGGGAAAGtcgggggtgggtgggcagggtcTAGGGATCCTCTGTGTTATATCCCAACCCTTAAATAAATAGTATATACAGCTGAGGGGCCGGGCGGAGTGGGCAGGGCAGCGGGACGAGGGGGTCCCTCCTGGGTCACAGGTCTGAGCAGCGATCCTGCTTGCTGTAATGGTCAAACTGGTTCTTCCAATGCACCATGTAGGAGCTCCAGCGGTGGAACTCAGCCTTCCACTGGCGCTCAGCCTCGTCCAGCGTGTCTGCGGCCAGGGTGCCCGGCaagtgggtgggggggaggacaTGGGGAAGGACGGGAACGGACATGGAGGGGGGCGTGAGTTCAGGGAGGACACACGGAGAATGTAGGAGACCACGTGGGGTGGTGGAAAGAGGATCAGGAGAACATGCGACAGACGGAAGACCAGGGGAAGGACGAGGGTAGAGGCGGGGCCGGAGAAGGATggcgggaaggaggagggaggggaagaaaatgaCCGGAAGACAGGGGGACAGAAGGGATCAGAGGAGGAGGATCCGTGGGTTggtggggaaaagagaagagacagaaatggTTGGCGGTTATAGCCCCACTGGGGGGTGCTATCTAGCCCtagggcctccctcccaccccaacacCAAGCTCAGGctccaaataaaaattttataaaaaaagaaaattgtctttttcatttccatttaaacAATAAAGGCGTGTGGATCCCTGAGATGGGTCGTAGGTGTCctcccattcccctccccacccacccccgcccccagccctgtcCAGTTTGAGTTTCTCGGTTTGAGGAGGGAGGGAGCGCTGGGTCGGAGATCCCTGAGTGGAGCCCTTCCCCACAGTCCGACCACTCATTAGAGGAGGGGCCCCCTGAGGCCGGAGAGGGAAGAGGCCGTGGTCACAGCCGCAGGAGccgggagaggaggaggaagaggaggaggaggagggacaggGGGAGGCCGGGCCTGGGCCTCGGGGCAGCCTCCCCGTGGGCGGGGCCTGAGCAGGTGCAGGGGGCCTCCGAGGCTGGGGGGAGAAGAGAGGGGTTACACCCGGCCGGCTCCcagttccctctttctctccGCGCCCCTTTTCTCCCccgcctcctcccagcccctgcccgctgGCCCCTGCGTACCGGTGGCGCTGAGCAATTTGGGTAGGAAGCGGTTCCAGAAGGCGCAGGCCTGGGCGCGGAGCCCCCGCCGCACCTCTAGCGGCCGCAGGTTCAGGCTCACGTACTGCTGCGCTCCCGCCGTGTATGGTGGCCACTGCGGGGCTTTGGGGTCCCGGGGGTCATTGGGGTCCCTGCggaaggaaagggaaagctcagcccctgggggctggggaatGGAGATGGAGAGTAGGAGGAGGCAGGCTGCTTCCTGACCCGTGCCGTTCCCTCTTAGGCTCCAGGGAGAGCCccgtctcctccctcccaccttctccttcatcctttctcttttccaataTGCTCCGTCCTCTGGagtctttcccttcctcctgccctccctctttCTGTtgttcctctttttatttccctCAATTTTTCTGCTCCATCTTTGtttctcccatttaaaaaattgctatgatttattgagcccttactataTACTCAGGCCCAGTCCTATCTCTACAAACATCATGTTTACTTCTGCGGACACCCATGTGATGGGATATTTATGGTCCCCTTCTTCAGACAGGTAaactgtgtgcgtgtgtgtgcattcGTGTGTGTCACAGCTAAAAAAATCATCACTGGTCCAATTGATCCAGTTCTACAGTCCACGCTCCTAACTGCTCTGGTAACTCCTTTGTCTGTCTCTCCTTGTCTGTCTCTTCTGTTCTCTTTGCCTCCCTCAGCTCTGTCCTTGTCTCATCAGGATCTGCCAccttgccttcctccctccttcccttctctcggGGTCTCCtttgtcattctctctctccccctttgtctcctttcctttgtgaacttgccccccccccccgccctttctgcttgtctccctccctctctgtctgtTCCCCCCCGCCTTGCCTCCCTGGCTCCTGGAGgccctcctcccctcagccccgCTGACCCGGTGCGGGCAAAGTTGGCCCAGTATCTCATCAGTCGTTGGGCAAAGGTTCTCTCCTCGACAGTGTAGTTTAGCGAGGGTTCCAGGGGGAGCCCGAAGATAAACTCGATCTCGTAGCCGTGGGGCACCCCCATCCAGAGGGGCCAGGAGAGCGTGGATGCACGGTGTTCAAAGATGTAGGCATAGACGCGAGCGCCTTGGGCGGCCAGTCGCCCAGCCAGCTGGGCTACGGGGCACACGACGTTGTGGTCGCCCACCACATCACTCATGGCCTCCCTCAGGCGCGCCGGGTCCTCAGGGTGCAGCCAGTCTGTGTAATGCAGGACCACAGCCTCGGCAGCCAGGTCACTTGCCTGGGGGACCCCGACCCGCACCCCGGCCAGGAACTGGGCCCGGCTGATGAGAGACTCGTTGTTTTTGCTGAAGCCTGGGGCCCCGTAAACCAGAAAATAGGAGCCCTCATCCTTCACCACACCCACCAGCACCTGAGGGGACAGGATggagggatggggggggggaggggaagcacagacagacaggcagacagaaaCAGATGGACAAAGAGCCAGAGAGATGAACAGTTATAGACCCAGAACCAGGGAGGAAGAGAGTTCGAGAttggggaagggaaagagagaaagagaaaatatacccacatttcttttcctctctgtccCACTGACCACCCTGGGATTGAGCCCTCAGGGAAGAGGAGCGGGCCATGGGGCCCAGAAGCCTGGGTCTTTGGGAGTGGGTTTTGAGGAGCCCTCATGCCTGGGTCCCCACGGGGAGGGGCAGGTGGAAGAACAGGCCTAGAGGAAGCAGCTCCACCCCCTCCAGCCACTAGTCACCTGCAGGCCATGGAAGTCTCCAGCATTGATGAGGGCTTCGGGCGTGTCACTGAGGAAGTCTCCATCCACCACAGGCACGAAGGAGAAGCGGAAGACGCTTTCCTGAGGCAGCACATGCCACTCGTGGTCCACCAGATCCTGAGACGGCCGCGTCCGCAGGCAGGCCACCAGGTCTGTGTCATTGCCACCAGCCCCACCAGGGGGACAGCCCACGAGGCGGGCCAGCAGCGTGGCCCTGCGGCGGGCCTCTCCCACACCCACTGTGGCCCAGGGCCCATTGGGTGCCCCGCTCTGCAGCACGGCCCTGTGGAACAGGCCCCGGCTGGGTGGGGACAGCAGGTGCATGCCCACGGAGGCGGCACCTGCGCTTTCCCCAAACAGAGTCACTGACGTTGGATCCCCCCCGAAGGCTGCTACGTTCTCCTGCACCCACTGCAGTGCCAGCCTCTGATCCAGTAGACCCACATTGCCTGGGGCCTCCCGGCTCCCCGGCAGGGCCAAGAAGCCAAAGGCTCCCACCCGGTAGTTCATGGACACCAGCACAGTGCCCTCGGCCTGGGCCAGGAAGCGACCATCATACACGTCCAGGGAGGAGGCCCCGCTGTAGAAGCCACCCCCGTAGATCCAGACGAGGACAGGGGTGGGGGACGCAGGCCGGGGGTACGGTGTCCACACATTGAGGTAGAGGCAATCCTCGCTCAGCTCACGGTTGGGGTTCCACATCTCGGTGCCCTCAAAGCCGGGATACAAGGTGTCCACATATTGGTAGCAGACTCTTTGGAAGGCTGTGGCATTCAGCACCCCTGGCCAGGGCCGCTTGGGCTCTGGTGGCAGAAAGCGACGGGGGCCCACAGGTGGCTCTGCGAAGGGGATGCCCAGAAAAGCAGAGACAGGGCCCCCAGGGGCCATTAGGCGGAGGCCCCGTAGCCGGCCCCCACGCACCGTCACCAGCAGCTCTGGGTCCTCTAGGCCCTCagcctctgcccctcctcccaggaggaagaggaggagaaggagcggGGAAGCCAGGGAGGGCGTGTGCAGGGGACACCACGGGGGCCTCATGGCTGCCAAGGCAGGCAGGCGTCTGCTGggagaaagaaaggcagagggTGAAGGCTCAAAGCtgccaggagggaggagatgattAGGTAACACTCTTGCCCAGGGGTTATCACTGAGCTGCAGAGGAGGTGGGGCAGGTTGgcagaaaggaggagagaaatggagggagggagggagacaggcagagacaaggacacaggcagggagaagcaagaggggacAGAgatcaggcacacacacacatacacccagaCGGACAAATGCAGGGAAGAGAGACAGACCCGCCAAGCAATACCCTCCCCTGCCCCGCAGGAGACCCACCGCCCTCACTTCCTTCCCCCAGCTGGGTGGACTGCCTTGGGCCCAGTGCGAGCAGTGCTGCGGGGCACCAGCACCGGAGGCCGCAGGCCACCCGACAGGGGCGGGGCCCTCACTGACGGGAGGCGCCGACGGGGGAGCTTGAGGTGGCGTGAAGGCTCAGCCTCTCATACAGTTGGCCAGGGCCGGACCCTGGGGGGGTGTGGGTCGGGCATTCAGGGTGTGGGAGTCGCAGTTCCCGGGGTACCCCAAATCCTGCCTACTCCAcaccctgccccacccagccccGCCTCATCCACTGTCTGACACAGCGCGTTGGTACCCGCGGATGCCCGTCAACTGCGCACCCCCCTCGCCTAGCCTCAGCCAACAGGCTCGCTAGACCTGGCCCCACAAGATCGAGTCCCCCATCCATCCGATGCTGCGGTGCACGCTGCCGCCAGCGGGAGGCAGTAGAGACCGAGAAAAGGACGGCGCTCCCCGCCCCGAGTCCAGGAGCCGGGAACTTGGGGCGGGGGTCTGGGGGCTCGCGGGCATTGCCGAGGGGTCTGAAGGGCGAGCCGGGACGCCTGCGTTCTCGGAGCTCCGGAGATCCCCGGCTGCAGGGGCAGGAGCGCTATTTTGGGGCAGCAGCTGCTGCGGTTCCGGCATCTCCAGCCAAGGGATCAAAATTCCCCGGGTCGGAACTCCCCCCTCTCCCGCCGGTCACCCCTCACCGAGCCCTTGCCGCCCTGAgctggggtggtggtgatggagattAACTAGGAAACCCGAGTGGGGCTAATTATAACTCGGGGCTTCCGCTAAGCCTCCCCTTCCCCTAAAATAGAGACGGAGTCCCCGCGGGAGGGGGACGCCTGGGTCTGGGAGGGGGCTCCGGCTGGGAGCTGCGCAGGGGCGCTGAGGTCGCGGGATCCCGGAGGGCCCAGCCGGGCTCCAGGAACCTGCGCAGCTCGGATTCCGCCACCAAGCAGGGGGCATCTTCCAGTGGCCCCAGACTTGGGGGCGAGCAGGGGCAGTGGTGCTCGGGGGTCCCCACAGGAATTCGAGAGCAGAGGCGGCAGCTGGCCCTGCGGGATGCTGTCTCCCGCGCAGGCAATCGTTAAGTATGCGGCGGTGAGGGAAGAGTTAAGGGTGAGTGTGGGGCGTCGGGGGGCGTCGCTGGGCAGGCCCCGGGGCGCGGTGGGCGTCCTGTTTGGGAGCCTGGGTCCCTCGGGGAGCGCACCGCTCCCGGGACGCGGAGTGGGCCGCGGGCCGGAGGAGGGTCCCGGGCGGGGCGGGAGACTCACCTGAGGCGGCCGGGCCGGGCCGCGCCGGGAGCTGGAGGCGGCCGATGTTCCCCAGCGCAGCCTGAGCCGACTCTGACAGCCGCCGCCTCCGGCCCCCCGCACACACCCCCTCCGGGCCGCTCggcgcccccgcccgcccccgcccactgtctccgcccccgcccctccccgcctccccgggctgccacctcctctccctctccctctctcggaGCCCAGACCCAGAGACCCCGGGGTCCAGACGCACTCCAATGACAGACGCCGACAGACGGACAGACACGCAGTGACAGACACGACAGAAAGACCCTCAGCGGCGGAGCAGACACCCACAGGGACAGACAGACGGACAGAAGCCCGCGGAGACAGACACACGCAGACGGACAGTCTCATGCAGTGACAGCCAGAGACAAACGCAGTGACCGACATTCACAGACGGACGGACACACTTGGACACATTGACAAGTCGGGGCTGGGGGCCGAATAAATGAGCATCC from Balaenoptera acutorostrata chromosome 15, mBalAcu1.1, whole genome shotgun sequence encodes the following:
- the SRRT gene encoding serrate RNA effector molecule homolog isoform X1, with translation MGDSDDEYDRRRRDKFRRERSDYDRSRERDERRRGDDWNDREWDRGRERRSRGEYRDYDRNRRERFSPPRHELSPPQKRMRRDWDEHSSDPYHSGYEMPYAGGGGGPAYGPPQPWGHPDVHIMQHHVLPIQARLGSIAEIDLGVPPPVMKTFKEFLLSLDDSVDETEAVKRYNDYKLDFRRQQMQDFFLAHKDEEWFRSKYHPDEVGKRRQEARGALQNRLRVFLSLMESGWFDNLLLDIDKADAIVKMLDAAVIKMEGGTENDLRILEQEEEEEQAGKPGEPSKKEEGRVGPGLGDGERKANEKDDKKEDGKQAENDSSSDDKAKKSEGDGDKEEKKDDSEKEAKKSSKKRNRKHSGDDSFDEGSVSESESESESGQAEEEKDEAEEALKEKEKPKEEEREKPKDAPGLECKPRPLHKTCSLFMRNIAPNISRAEIISLCKRYPGFMRVALSEPQPERRFFRRGWVTFDRSVNIKEICWNLQNIRLRECELSPGVNRDLTRRVRNINGITQHKQIVRNDIKLAAKLIHTLDDRTQLWASEPGTPPLPTSLPSQNPILKNITDYLIEEVSAEEEELLGSSGGAPPEEPPKEGNPAEINVERDEKLIKVLDKLLLYLRIVHSLDYYNTCEYPNEDEMPNRCGIVHVRGPMPPNRISHGEVLEWQKTFEEKLTPLLSVRESLSEEEAQKMGRKDPEQEVEKFVTSNTQELGKDKWLCPLSGKKFKGPEFVRKHIFNKHAEKIEEVKKEVAFFNNFLTDAKRPALPEIKPAQPPGPAQILPPGLTPGLPYPHQTPQGLMPYGQPRPPILGYGAGAVRPAVPAGGPPYPHAPYGAGRGNYDAFRGQGGYPGKPRNRMVRGDPRAIVEYRDLDAPDDVDFF
- the SRRT gene encoding serrate RNA effector molecule homolog isoform X2; its protein translation is MGDSDDEYDRRRRDKFRRERSDYDRSRERDERRRGDDWNDREWDRGRERRSRGEYRDYDRNRRERFSPPRHELSPPQKRMRRDWDEHSSDPYHSGYEMPYAGGGGGPAYGPPQPWGHPDVHIMQHHVLPIQARLGSIAEIDLGVPPPVMKTFKEFLLSLDDSVDETEAVKRYNDYKLDFRRQQMQDFFLAHKDEEWFRSKYHPDEVGKRRQEARGALQNRLRVFLSLMESGWFDNLLLDIDKADAIVKMLDAAVIKMEGGTENDLRILEQEEEEEQAGKPGEPSKKEEGRVGPGLGDGERKANEKDDKKEDGKQAENDSSSDDKAKKSEGDGDKEEKKDDSEKEAKKSSKKRNRKHSGDDSFDEGSVSESESESESGQAEEEKDEAEEALKEKEKPKEEEREKPKDAPGLECKPRPLHKTCSLFMRNIAPNISRAEIISLCKRYPGFMRVALSEPQPERRFFRRGWVTFDRSVNIKEICWNLQNIRLRECELSPGVNRDLTRRVRNINGITQHKQIVRNDIKLAAKLIHTLDDRTQLWASEPGTPPLPTSLPSQNPILKNITDYLIEEVSAEEEELLGSSGGAPPEEPPKEGNPAEINVERDEKLIKVLDKLLLYLRIVHSLDYYNTCEYPNEDEMPNRCGIVHVRGPMPPNRISHGEVLEWQKTFEEKLTPLLSVRESLSEEEAQKMGRKDPEQEVEKFVTSNTQELGKDKWLCPLSGKKFKGPEFVRKHIFNKHAEKIEEVKKEVAFFNNFLTDAKRPALPEIKPAQPPGPAQSLTPGLPYPHQTPQGLMPYGQPRPPILGYGAGAVRPAVPAGGPPYPHAPYGAGRGNYDAFRGQGGYPGKPRNRMVRGDPRAIVEYRDLDAPDDVDFF
- the UFSP1 gene encoding inactive Ufm1-specific protease 1, with the translated sequence MGDKPPGFRGSRSWIGCVEASLCLDHFGGPQGRLCHVPRGAGLQGELERLYSHFAGGGGPVMVGGDADARSKALLGVCLGPGTEAYVLVLDPHCWGAPKNPSELQAAGWVGWREVNTAFDPNSFYNLCLTSCNSEKQLPTLD